A region of Vespula vulgaris chromosome 1, iyVesVulg1.1, whole genome shotgun sequence DNA encodes the following proteins:
- the LOC127071552 gene encoding activated RNA polymerase II transcriptional coactivator p15: MPKSKEYVSSDSDSDSGQEEQVKKKQKTEKGEKPVASKKPKKETKEVKASKDEDDTVWDLGNNRQVNVRDFKGKLFVDIREMYYDKAGDLKPGKKGICLNMTQWRKFMSIVEEVDRVAKSKC, translated from the exons atgCCAAAATCAAAGGAATATGTCTCAAGTGATAGTGATAGCGATAGTGGACAG GAAGAGCAAGttaagaagaaacagaaaacagaaaagggagaaaaaccTGTCGCAAGTAAAAagccaaaaaaagaaacaaaagaagtaaaagcATCAAAAGATGAAGATGACACTGTATGGGATTTAGGTAACAATCGTCAAGTAAATGTTAGGGATTTTAAAGGAAAACTTTTTGTGGATATAAGAGAAATGTATTATGATAAAGCAGGAGATCTGAAACCAGGCAAAAAag GTATATGTTTAAATATGACACAATGGCGTAAGTTTATGTCAATTGTGGAAGAGGTTGATAGAGTTGCGAAATCAAAatgttga
- the LOC127071544 gene encoding eukaryotic translation initiation factor 1A, X-chromosomal — protein sequence MPKNKGKGGKNRRRGKNENETEKRELVFKEDGQEYAQVTKMLGNGRLEAMCFDGVKRLCHIRGKLRKKVWINQGDIILIGLRDYQDAKADVILKYTSDEARNLKTYGEFPETVRINDTVTFVEDGFDEDIEFGDEISDDDEDDVDNI from the exons ATGCCGAAAAATAAGG gaAAGGGAGGTAAAAATAGGAGGAGaggtaaaaatgaaaatgaaacagaaaagagagagttgGTCTTTAAAGAAGATGGTCAAG aatatgcACAAGTAACAAAGATGCTTGGTAATGGCAGGCTAGAAGCAATGTGCTTCGATGGTGTAAAGCGATTGTGCCACATTCGAGGTAAACTACGTAAGAAGGTTTGGATTAATCAAGgtgatatcattttaattggtCTTCGAGATTATCAAGATGCAAAAGCAgatgttattttaaaatatacatctGATGAAGCTCGAAATTTGAAAACTTATGGTGAATTTCCTGAAACTG TGCGCATCAATGACACTGTTACCTTCGTTGAAGATGGATTTGATGAAGATATTGAGTTTGGTGATGAAATcagtgatgatgatgaagatgatgtAGACAAC ATCTGA